One Fundidesulfovibrio soli DNA window includes the following coding sequences:
- the fmt gene encoding methionyl-tRNA formyltransferase, translating into MKLKTVFMGTPDFAATVLRRVLESGRHEVVAVYCQPDRPCGRGHKCVPGPVKVLALENGIEVLQPLNFKCHEHVAELASYNPDVLLVAAYGLILPKSVLDIPALGPWNVHGSILPRYRGAAPIQRCIMDGCTETGITIMRMETGLDTGPMLTKRVIPVGPDETAGSLHDRLADLGGEMAVEALDLLASGPVNPEPQDGGLATYAAKITREDALIRWDETVEAVHNRIRAMSPRPGAAFMLPVQGENRQIRLLAAPGSYSHDLPPGTPPGCVLGLVSGRLAIACANGTYYIPSVQPAGKKFMDATAFACGYLSKMDPSMPPVCPPPADLLS; encoded by the coding sequence TTGAAATTGAAGACCGTCTTCATGGGCACCCCGGACTTCGCGGCCACCGTGCTGCGCCGGGTGCTGGAGTCGGGCCGCCACGAGGTCGTGGCGGTCTACTGCCAGCCCGACCGGCCCTGCGGCCGGGGCCACAAGTGCGTGCCCGGCCCCGTGAAGGTTCTGGCGCTTGAGAACGGCATCGAGGTGCTCCAGCCGCTCAACTTCAAGTGCCATGAGCACGTTGCCGAGCTGGCCTCCTACAATCCCGACGTGCTGCTGGTGGCCGCGTACGGGCTGATCCTGCCCAAGTCCGTGCTGGACATCCCCGCGCTGGGCCCCTGGAACGTGCACGGCTCCATTCTTCCGCGCTACAGGGGGGCCGCGCCCATCCAGCGCTGCATCATGGACGGCTGCACCGAGACGGGCATCACCATCATGCGCATGGAGACGGGCCTGGATACCGGCCCCATGCTCACCAAGCGCGTCATTCCCGTGGGACCCGACGAAACCGCGGGCAGCCTGCACGACCGACTGGCCGACCTGGGCGGCGAGATGGCCGTGGAGGCCCTGGACCTGCTCGCGAGCGGCCCGGTCAATCCCGAACCGCAGGACGGCGGTCTGGCCACCTACGCGGCCAAGATAACGCGCGAGGACGCCCTCATCCGCTGGGACGAAACCGTGGAGGCGGTGCACAACCGCATCCGCGCCATGTCCCCCCGGCCGGGTGCCGCCTTCATGCTGCCCGTACAGGGCGAAAATCGCCAGATTCGCCTTCTGGCGGCCCCTGGCAGCTATTCGCATGACTTGCCCCCCGGAACCCCTCCAGGATGCGTCCTGGGGCTTGTGTCGGGGCGGCTTGCCATAGCCTGCGCCAATGGAACTTATTATATTCCATCGGTGCAGCCGGCGGGCAAAAAATTCATGGACGCCACCGCATTCGCCTGCGGCTACCTGAGCAAGATGGACCCGTCCATGCCTCCGGTGTGCCCTCCCCCGGCG
- the def gene encoding peptide deformylase — translation MARKILKYPDPILCQRAEPICEITPEIRQLAEEMAETMYEKRGVGLAAPQVGECCRLIAVDVSGPDERTDLMFLVNPEIVSREGQVDDEEGCLSVANFRSKVRRSEKVVVKATDLDGKPVEIPADGILAICLQHEIDHLDGVLFIDHVSRLKRAMYDNKVKKWLKARKAEG, via the coding sequence ATGGCCAGAAAGATACTCAAGTACCCCGACCCGATCCTGTGCCAGCGGGCCGAACCCATCTGCGAGATCACCCCGGAGATCCGCCAGTTGGCCGAGGAGATGGCCGAGACCATGTACGAGAAGCGCGGCGTTGGCCTGGCCGCCCCCCAGGTGGGCGAGTGCTGCCGGCTGATCGCCGTGGACGTCTCCGGCCCTGACGAGCGCACGGACCTGATGTTCCTGGTCAACCCGGAGATCGTCTCCCGCGAGGGCCAGGTGGACGATGAGGAAGGCTGCCTCTCCGTGGCCAACTTCCGCTCCAAGGTGCGCCGCTCCGAAAAGGTGGTGGTCAAGGCCACCGACCTGGACGGCAAGCCCGTGGAGATCCCGGCGGACGGCATCCTGGCCATCTGCCTGCAGCACGAGATCGACCACCTGGACGGCGTGCTGTTCATCGACCACGTCAGCCGCCTCAAGCGGGCCATGTACGACAACAAGGTCAAGAAGTGGCTCAAGGCCCGGAAGGCCGAGGGTTGA
- the aspS gene encoding aspartate--tRNA ligase, whose product MDQITSPDETPRATDALGDWRRTHSCCKLTAADIGQDVCLMGWVQFRRDHGGLIFVDLRDREGLTQVVFSPDHAPEAHARAHVVRSEYVLAIKGTVRPRPEGMANPNMVTGEVEIVVNDWKLLNTSKTPPFTIEDRQDAGEALRLKYRYLDLRRPKLAQNFILRSQAAQSVRRYLDGLGFLEVETPILTKSTPEGARDFLVPSRVNQGQFFALPQSPQLFKQLLMVAGMDRYYQIVKCFRDEDLRADRQPEFTQIDIEMSFVDEEQVMGMAETMIRTLFSECLDVELPSPFPRMTYADAMRDYGVDKPDVRFGLKLTDVSDIVRGCELRVFAKAELVKGLKVPGGETMTRKEIDELTEFVKIYGAQGLAWIKIRENEWQSPIAKFFSDAERAALAERLGLEVGDIVFFQAGAADMVNAALGNLRVQLGERLGLIDETQFKPLWVTDFPLLEHDPEEKRWVAKHHPFTSPKDGHLELLKTDPAGALARAYDLVLNGNEIGGGSIRNHTLEKQNAMFEALGFDPADAEEKFSFLLNALQYGAPPHGGIAFGLDRLVMLMSGAKSIRDVIAFPKTQKATCLMTEAPSPVAAKQLRELGIKLRENVAKEAAAKESGEKEAS is encoded by the coding sequence ATGGACCAGATCACCTCCCCCGACGAGACACCCCGCGCCACCGACGCCCTGGGCGACTGGCGCCGCACGCACAGCTGCTGCAAGCTCACCGCCGCCGACATCGGGCAGGACGTCTGCCTCATGGGCTGGGTGCAGTTCCGCCGCGACCACGGCGGCCTCATCTTCGTGGACCTGCGCGACCGCGAGGGCCTGACCCAGGTCGTGTTCAGCCCTGACCACGCGCCCGAGGCCCACGCCCGCGCCCACGTGGTGCGCTCCGAGTACGTGCTGGCCATCAAGGGCACCGTGCGCCCCCGCCCCGAGGGCATGGCCAACCCCAACATGGTCACGGGCGAGGTGGAGATCGTCGTCAACGACTGGAAGCTCCTGAACACCTCCAAGACCCCGCCCTTCACCATCGAGGACCGCCAGGACGCGGGCGAGGCCCTGCGCCTGAAGTACCGCTACCTGGACCTGCGCCGCCCCAAGCTGGCCCAGAACTTCATCCTGCGCTCCCAGGCCGCCCAGAGCGTGCGCCGCTACCTGGACGGCCTGGGCTTCCTGGAGGTGGAGACCCCGATCCTCACCAAGTCCACCCCCGAGGGCGCGCGCGACTTCCTGGTGCCCAGCCGCGTGAACCAGGGCCAGTTCTTCGCCCTGCCCCAGTCGCCCCAGCTGTTCAAGCAGCTGCTCATGGTGGCCGGGATGGACCGCTACTACCAGATCGTCAAATGCTTCCGCGACGAGGACCTGCGCGCCGACCGCCAGCCCGAGTTCACCCAGATCGATATCGAGATGAGCTTCGTGGACGAGGAGCAGGTCATGGGCATGGCCGAGACCATGATCCGCACCCTGTTCTCCGAATGCCTGGACGTGGAGCTGCCGAGCCCCTTCCCCCGCATGACCTACGCCGACGCCATGCGCGACTACGGCGTGGACAAGCCCGACGTGCGCTTCGGCCTCAAGCTCACCGACGTCTCGGACATCGTGCGCGGCTGCGAGCTGCGCGTGTTCGCCAAGGCCGAGCTGGTCAAGGGCCTCAAGGTGCCCGGCGGCGAGACCATGACCCGCAAGGAGATCGACGAGCTCACCGAGTTCGTGAAGATCTACGGCGCGCAGGGCCTGGCCTGGATCAAGATCCGCGAGAACGAGTGGCAGTCCCCCATCGCCAAGTTCTTCTCCGACGCCGAGCGCGCCGCCCTGGCCGAGCGCCTGGGCCTCGAAGTGGGCGACATCGTGTTCTTCCAGGCCGGCGCGGCGGACATGGTCAACGCGGCCCTGGGCAACCTGCGCGTGCAGCTGGGCGAGCGCCTGGGCCTCATCGACGAGACCCAGTTCAAGCCCCTCTGGGTCACGGACTTCCCCCTGCTGGAGCACGACCCCGAGGAGAAGCGCTGGGTGGCCAAGCACCACCCCTTCACCTCGCCCAAGGACGGCCACCTGGAGCTTCTGAAGACCGACCCGGCCGGGGCCCTGGCCCGAGCCTACGACCTGGTGCTCAACGGCAACGAGATCGGCGGCGGCTCCATCCGCAACCACACGCTGGAGAAGCAGAACGCCATGTTCGAGGCCCTGGGCTTCGACCCGGCCGATGCCGAGGAGAAGTTCAGCTTCCTGCTGAACGCCCTGCAGTACGGCGCGCCCCCGCACGGCGGCATCGCCTTCGGCCTGGACCGCCTGGTGATGCTCATGAGCGGGGCCAAATCCATCCGCGACGTCATCGCCTTCCCCAAGACCCAGAAGGCCACCTGCCTGATGACCGAGGCCCCGAGCCCGGTCGCGGCCAAGCAGCTTCGCGAACTGGGCATCAAGCTGCGCGAAAACGTTGCCAAGGAAGCCGCCGCCAAGGAAAGCGGCGAGAAGGAAGCGTCCTGA
- the hisS gene encoding histidine--tRNA ligase — MEKIQKIKGFADLLADQAAVFERLESAARRVFGQYGYKEARVPVLERTELFSRSIGEETDVVQKEMYTFPDRKGRSLTMRPEATAGMVRAYVENALHAQEELTKLFTYGPMFRYERPQKGRMRQFHQLDVEAFGSPSAHLDAEMLFMLGHFLTEIGIGELNFELNSLGCPDCRPAYQQALNDYFKGFDGGQLCEDCLRRKLTNPLRVLDCKVPSCKELTKGAPLISDYLCDDCRTHFATVTGVLDAAGFEYTLSPRLVRGLDYYVRTTFEVTSGKIGAQSAVAGGGRYDGLVRNLGGPDLPGVGFACGMERLALLMGDAGAAAPDFHLAVLGAQGLDAGLLLAQKLRAAGLSGECALAAKSAKAQMRQAGKSGARYCLILGESELAEGTVVVKNMLAGTQETVSQDTLLDIIAP; from the coding sequence ATGGAAAAAATCCAGAAAATCAAAGGTTTCGCCGATCTGCTCGCGGATCAGGCCGCCGTCTTCGAACGCCTCGAGAGCGCCGCGCGCAGGGTTTTTGGCCAATACGGCTACAAGGAAGCCCGCGTCCCCGTGCTGGAGCGCACCGAATTGTTCTCCCGCTCCATCGGCGAGGAGACGGACGTGGTCCAGAAGGAGATGTACACCTTCCCCGACCGCAAGGGCCGCTCCCTGACCATGCGCCCCGAGGCCACGGCGGGCATGGTCCGCGCCTACGTGGAGAACGCCCTGCACGCCCAGGAGGAGCTGACCAAGCTCTTCACCTACGGCCCCATGTTCCGCTACGAGCGGCCGCAGAAGGGCCGCATGCGCCAGTTCCACCAGTTGGACGTGGAGGCCTTCGGCTCGCCCTCGGCCCACCTGGACGCCGAGATGCTCTTCATGCTGGGCCACTTCCTCACGGAGATCGGCATCGGCGAGCTCAACTTCGAGCTCAACTCCCTGGGCTGCCCCGACTGCCGCCCCGCCTACCAGCAGGCCCTCAACGACTATTTCAAGGGCTTCGACGGCGGCCAGCTCTGCGAGGACTGCCTTCGCCGCAAACTGACCAACCCCCTGCGCGTGCTGGACTGCAAGGTGCCCAGCTGCAAGGAGCTGACCAAGGGCGCGCCGCTCATCTCCGACTACCTCTGCGACGATTGCCGCACCCACTTCGCCACGGTCACCGGCGTCCTGGACGCGGCGGGCTTCGAGTACACGCTGAGCCCCAGGCTGGTGCGCGGGCTGGACTACTACGTGCGCACCACCTTCGAGGTCACCTCCGGCAAGATCGGGGCCCAGTCCGCGGTCGCCGGCGGCGGCCGCTACGACGGCCTGGTCAGGAACCTCGGCGGGCCGGACCTGCCCGGCGTGGGCTTCGCCTGCGGCATGGAGCGCCTGGCCCTGCTCATGGGCGACGCCGGAGCCGCGGCGCCCGACTTCCACCTGGCCGTGCTCGGCGCCCAGGGCCTGGACGCCGGGCTCCTGCTGGCGCAGAAGCTGCGCGCCGCCGGGCTCTCCGGCGAGTGCGCCCTGGCGGCCAAGTCCGCCAAGGCCCAGATGCGCCAGGCGGGCAAGTCCGGTGCGCGCTACTGCCTGATCCTCGGCGAATCCGAGCTGGCCGAGGGGACCGTCGTGGTCAAGAACATGCTGGCCGGAACCCAGGAAACCGTTTCCCAAGACACCCTTTTGGACATCATAGCCCCCTAG
- a CDS encoding class I SAM-dependent methyltransferase codes for MYWDRSDLELYERWLTTPRGAYAFAQECRLIEKLTACWPRRGRTLLEIGCGPGMFLEFFHRAGFDVTGCDASPVMVAASRHRLGDRVECSVANALHLPYDPDSFDYVALLTVLEYIEDPELALREAARVARRGVIVGYVNAFSLYRLSARRHRLLAKARWFTPWAMHRMLREALGLAPVREASVLPFPECTWRDGPPLWGLGKMVLHLPVGAYCVCAADLTAEPPLTPLLSFAGAQPTKSF; via the coding sequence ATGTACTGGGACCGAAGCGACCTTGAGCTCTACGAGCGCTGGCTGACCACCCCGCGCGGCGCGTACGCCTTCGCCCAGGAATGCCGCCTGATCGAAAAGCTCACCGCCTGCTGGCCCAGGCGGGGGCGCACGCTCCTGGAGATCGGCTGCGGGCCGGGTATGTTCCTTGAGTTCTTCCACCGGGCCGGGTTCGACGTCACCGGCTGCGACGCCTCCCCGGTGATGGTGGCCGCCTCCCGCCACCGCCTGGGCGACCGGGTGGAGTGCTCGGTGGCCAACGCCCTGCACCTGCCCTACGACCCGGACAGCTTCGACTACGTGGCCCTGCTCACCGTGCTCGAGTACATCGAGGACCCGGAGCTGGCCCTGCGCGAGGCGGCGCGGGTGGCCCGGCGCGGGGTGATCGTGGGCTACGTGAACGCCTTCTCGCTCTACCGGCTCTCTGCCCGTAGGCACAGGCTGCTGGCCAAGGCCCGGTGGTTCACCCCCTGGGCCATGCACCGCATGCTGCGGGAGGCCCTGGGCCTGGCTCCGGTCAGGGAGGCCAGCGTGCTGCCCTTCCCGGAGTGCACCTGGCGCGACGGCCCGCCCCTGTGGGGCCTTGGCAAGATGGTGCTGCACCTGCCGGTTGGGGCCTACTGCGTCTGCGCGGCGGACCTCACCGCGGAGCCGCCGCTGACGCCGCTGCTCTCCTTCGCGGGGGCGCAGCCCACAAAGAGTTTTTGA
- a CDS encoding glutamine--tRNA ligase/YqeY domain fusion protein, whose product MSDNAKEHLDFIRTIVSEDLASGKHTAVATRFPPEPNGYLHIGHAKSICLNFGVAKEYGGTCNLRFDDTNPTKEEQEYVDAIQADVRWLGFTWDDRMYFASDYFGKLYEYAELLIKKGLAYVDDQTAEQIRETRGTLTQPGLNSPWRDRTVDENLDLFRRMRAGEFPDGARVLRAKIDMASPNIVMRDPTLYRIRHAHHHRTGDEWCIYPMYDYTHCISDALEGITHSICTLEFENNRELYDWVLDNLPVPARPRQYEFARLNLTYMVMSKRRLIQLVEEGYVTGWDDPRMSTLQGMRRRGYTPESLRMFAERIGVARAANTVEIEMLEACLREDLNDRAPRAFAVLDPVKVVIRNYPEGQTETFECPNHQDKPELGTRSIPFSRELYIERDDFKEVPPKGYHRLSPGKEVRLRHAYYVTCVDVVKDPKTGEVTEIVCEYDPKTRGGWSDDGRKVKGTLHWVSAGHAAWAEVRLYDRAFVKADPMDVEEGKDFKDYINPEALKTLPACPVEPSLAQAKPEDFFQFERLGYFVADRRDHGPDRLVFNRSVGLRDSWARQEKKG is encoded by the coding sequence ATGAGCGACAACGCCAAAGAGCATCTGGACTTCATCCGCACCATCGTCTCCGAGGACCTGGCCTCGGGCAAGCATACCGCCGTGGCCACCCGCTTCCCCCCGGAGCCCAACGGCTACCTGCACATCGGCCACGCCAAGTCCATCTGCCTCAACTTCGGCGTCGCCAAGGAATACGGCGGCACCTGCAACCTGCGCTTCGACGACACCAACCCCACCAAGGAAGAGCAGGAGTATGTGGACGCCATCCAGGCCGACGTGCGCTGGCTGGGCTTCACCTGGGACGACCGCATGTATTTCGCTTCCGACTACTTCGGGAAGCTCTACGAGTACGCCGAGCTGCTCATCAAGAAAGGCCTGGCCTACGTTGACGACCAGACCGCCGAGCAGATCCGCGAGACGCGCGGAACCCTCACCCAGCCGGGCCTGAACAGCCCCTGGCGCGACCGCACCGTGGACGAGAACCTGGACCTCTTCCGCCGGATGCGCGCGGGCGAGTTCCCCGACGGGGCGCGGGTGCTCAGGGCCAAGATCGACATGGCCTCCCCCAACATCGTCATGCGCGACCCCACGCTCTACCGCATCCGCCACGCGCACCACCACCGCACCGGCGACGAGTGGTGCATCTACCCGATGTACGACTACACCCACTGCATCTCCGACGCCCTGGAGGGCATCACCCACTCCATCTGCACCCTGGAGTTCGAGAACAACCGCGAACTCTACGACTGGGTGCTGGACAACCTGCCCGTGCCCGCCCGGCCCCGGCAGTACGAGTTCGCGCGCCTGAACCTGACCTACATGGTCATGAGCAAGCGCAGGCTGATCCAGCTGGTGGAGGAGGGCTACGTCACCGGCTGGGACGACCCCCGCATGTCCACCCTGCAGGGCATGCGCCGCCGGGGCTACACGCCCGAATCCCTGCGCATGTTCGCGGAGCGCATCGGCGTGGCCCGCGCGGCCAACACCGTCGAGATCGAGATGCTGGAGGCCTGCCTGCGCGAGGATTTGAACGACCGCGCCCCCAGGGCCTTCGCCGTGCTCGACCCGGTGAAGGTGGTCATCCGCAACTACCCCGAGGGCCAGACCGAAACCTTCGAGTGCCCCAACCACCAGGACAAGCCCGAGCTGGGCACGCGCAGCATCCCCTTCTCGCGCGAGCTCTACATCGAGCGCGACGACTTCAAGGAAGTGCCGCCCAAGGGCTACCACCGCCTCTCCCCCGGCAAGGAGGTGCGCCTGCGCCACGCCTACTACGTCACCTGCGTGGACGTGGTGAAGGACCCCAAGACCGGTGAAGTCACTGAGATCGTCTGCGAGTACGACCCCAAGACCAGGGGCGGCTGGTCCGACGACGGTCGCAAGGTCAAGGGCACGCTGCACTGGGTCTCGGCCGGGCACGCCGCCTGGGCCGAGGTGCGCCTCTACGACCGGGCCTTCGTCAAGGCCGACCCCATGGACGTGGAGGAAGGCAAGGATTTCAAGGACTACATCAACCCCGAGGCCCTGAAGACGCTCCCGGCCTGCCCGGTGGAGCCGAGCCTGGCCCAGGCCAAGCCCGAGGACTTCTTCCAGTTCGAGCGCCTGGGCTATTTCGTGGCCGACCGCCGCGACCACGGGCCGGACAGGCTGGTGTTCAACCGCAGCGTGGGCCTGCGCGACTCCTGGGCGCGGCAGGAGAAGAAAGGCTGA
- a CDS encoding Nif11-like leader peptide family natural product precursor, with product MSIESAKAYMQRMRDDPDFRRQVNQCEDPECNWAFIRESGYDFDIDEFKLAQKEVYEVHGTDQLPKKD from the coding sequence ATGAGCATCGAATCCGCCAAGGCATACATGCAGCGCATGCGCGACGACCCGGATTTCCGGCGCCAGGTCAACCAGTGCGAGGACCCCGAGTGCAACTGGGCCTTCATCCGCGAGAGCGGCTACGACTTCGACATAGACGAGTTCAAGCTTGCCCAGAAGGAAGTCTACGAAGTCCACGGCACGGACCAGTTGCCCAAGAAGGACTGA
- a CDS encoding methyltransferase domain-containing protein: MKLNTQQRQRIAATLDEKYRSVASAPEGQFQYPTGQSGLDGLGYEPGWYAHIPERVRRFFCGVGNPFKAGLPASGQRVLDVGCGAGVDTLVAAAMVGPEGLACGVERSFPMLTRACRNREACGPELGHFVSSVAEALPFADASFDLVISSGVYNLVVDKREALQEALRVLKPGGRLQVADQMLVGPPPANEEEAALSWFRUQGGAIPGTEFLAMLGEIGFEGAVSLGESGFKSSRVTMGMVFAAVKPKS, encoded by the coding sequence ATGAAGCTGAACACCCAGCAGCGCCAGCGCATCGCAGCGACCCTGGACGAGAAGTACCGCTCCGTGGCCTCGGCCCCGGAGGGTCAGTTCCAGTACCCCACCGGCCAATCCGGGCTGGACGGCCTGGGCTACGAGCCGGGCTGGTACGCCCACATCCCGGAGCGGGTGCGCCGCTTCTTCTGCGGCGTGGGCAACCCCTTCAAGGCGGGTCTGCCCGCTTCGGGCCAGCGCGTGCTGGACGTGGGCTGCGGCGCGGGCGTGGACACGCTGGTGGCTGCCGCCATGGTCGGCCCTGAGGGCCTGGCCTGCGGGGTGGAGCGGTCGTTCCCCATGCTGACGCGAGCCTGCCGCAACCGCGAGGCCTGCGGGCCGGAACTTGGCCATTTCGTGAGCAGCGTGGCCGAGGCCCTGCCCTTCGCGGACGCGAGCTTCGACTTGGTGATCTCCAGCGGGGTCTACAACCTTGTGGTGGACAAGCGCGAGGCGCTCCAGGAGGCGTTGCGGGTGCTCAAACCCGGCGGCAGGCTCCAGGTGGCCGACCAGATGCTGGTGGGGCCGCCGCCCGCAAACGAGGAGGAGGCCGCGCTCTCCTGGTTCAGGTGACAGGGCGGCGCCATACCGGGAACGGAGTTCCTGGCCATGCTTGGTGAGATCGGGTTCGAGGGGGCTGTCAGCCTGGGCGAGAGCGGGTTCAAGAGCTCCAGGGTGACGATGGGGATGGTGTTTGCGGCGGTGAAGCCGAAGAGCTGA
- the rlmN gene encoding 23S rRNA (adenine(2503)-C(2))-methyltransferase RlmN — MTGTQGKPNLLDLNFHQLEDFIVGLGEKPFRARQVWQWLWQNAVASPQEMTNISKDLRARLEESSRIVLPKVAKRLQSSDGTVKFLLELDDGEQVETVLIPEKTHVTQCLSSQAGCAMGCTFCSTGTMGLKRNLTHGEILGQILVARADLEASGNALRLRNLVFMGMGEPLLNLENLVNSLESLRHPQGLDISSRRITVSTVGIVPGILEFGRTGLGSLAVSLHAPTQELRARLMPKAARLPLDKLMEVLRQYPLAHREKLTFEYVLLGGVNDRPEHARELVRLMSHVKGKVNLIAYNPSPGLPYEAPDPADVEAFQKILWDKSVTVTLRKSKGKDIFAACGQLVTASERGDD, encoded by the coding sequence ATGACCGGAACCCAAGGGAAGCCGAATCTTCTCGATTTGAACTTCCACCAGCTTGAAGACTTCATCGTCGGGCTCGGGGAGAAACCTTTCCGGGCCCGACAAGTCTGGCAGTGGCTCTGGCAGAACGCCGTGGCCTCGCCCCAGGAGATGACCAACATCTCCAAGGATCTGCGCGCCCGCCTGGAGGAGTCCTCCCGCATCGTGCTGCCCAAGGTGGCCAAGCGCCTGCAAAGCTCCGACGGCACGGTGAAGTTCCTGCTGGAGCTGGACGACGGCGAGCAGGTCGAGACTGTGCTCATCCCGGAGAAGACCCACGTCACCCAGTGCCTCTCCAGCCAGGCCGGGTGCGCCATGGGCTGCACCTTCTGCAGCACGGGCACCATGGGGCTCAAGCGCAACCTGACCCACGGGGAGATCCTGGGCCAGATCCTCGTTGCCCGGGCCGACCTGGAGGCCTCGGGCAACGCGCTCAGGCTGCGCAACCTGGTGTTCATGGGCATGGGCGAGCCCCTGCTCAACCTCGAGAACCTGGTCAACTCCCTGGAATCGCTGCGCCACCCGCAGGGGCTGGACATCTCCTCGCGGCGCATCACCGTCTCCACCGTGGGCATCGTGCCGGGCATCCTGGAATTCGGGCGCACGGGCCTGGGGTCGCTTGCCGTGTCGCTGCACGCCCCCACGCAGGAGCTGCGGGCCAGACTCATGCCAAAGGCCGCCCGCCTGCCGCTGGACAAGCTCATGGAGGTGCTGCGGCAGTACCCCCTGGCCCACCGCGAGAAGCTGACCTTCGAATATGTTTTGTTGGGCGGGGTGAATGACAGGCCGGAGCACGCCAGAGAGCTGGTGCGGCTCATGTCCCACGTGAAGGGCAAGGTGAACCTGATCGCCTACAACCCGTCGCCCGGGCTGCCCTACGAGGCCCCGGACCCGGCGGACGTGGAGGCGTTCCAGAAGATTCTGTGGGATAAGTCAGTGACGGTGACCCTGCGCAAGAGCAAGGGGAAGGATATATTCGCCGCTTGCGGGCAGCTGGTGACGGCGAGCGAACGCGGCGACGACTAG
- a CDS encoding HD domain-containing protein encodes MSQPFKDAVAICKAIIRNGYDAYVINAKLQKSLLTADAQPELDICTDVAFDELQKLIPNVERDTGDSFARVVEGDTVLHFYQSNNADASHPEECLVRLTPRLAKTLAERENMPDYFACPYMPTVEDPHDGFADFSEGIVRFKGIQDQTLKQDYLRAVRAMRFSANFGLPIGPNTWMAILRGGQRVLDYVPVSEIMNEWRKVEAENMHVFVRLLYESMILHALLPEVAALARIKQKKNETEDESVFDHTVEVMRHYPEELPYDWFGTLACLFHDVGKLYTAEIVDGAWTFHQHHRVGAKVVRKILSRLCMAPDEMELICHLVRQHMRFHFMLTDKGIRRFKSLDEYPRLIELARADIKARNGNYKEFNHNLKMLDRTEVREEELEPLLNGNEIMTILSMPPGPGVGIIRDALLKAQVMGDVATVEQAVDFVKKYTAREQLKG; translated from the coding sequence ATGAGCCAGCCGTTCAAAGACGCCGTCGCTATCTGCAAGGCCATCATCCGTAACGGGTACGACGCCTACGTCATCAACGCCAAGCTCCAGAAGAGCCTGCTGACCGCCGACGCCCAGCCCGAGTTGGACATCTGCACCGACGTGGCCTTCGACGAATTGCAGAAGCTGATCCCCAACGTGGAGCGCGACACAGGCGACAGCTTCGCCCGCGTGGTCGAGGGCGACACGGTCCTGCATTTCTACCAGTCCAACAACGCCGACGCCTCCCACCCCGAGGAGTGCCTGGTCCGCCTGACCCCGCGCCTGGCCAAGACCCTGGCCGAGCGCGAGAACATGCCCGACTACTTCGCCTGCCCCTACATGCCCACCGTGGAAGACCCGCACGACGGCTTCGCGGACTTCTCCGAGGGCATCGTGCGCTTCAAGGGCATCCAGGACCAGACCCTCAAGCAGGACTACCTGCGCGCCGTGCGCGCCATGCGCTTTTCCGCCAACTTCGGGCTGCCCATCGGCCCCAATACCTGGATGGCCATCCTGCGTGGCGGCCAGCGCGTGCTGGACTACGTGCCCGTCTCCGAGATCATGAACGAGTGGCGCAAGGTCGAGGCCGAGAACATGCACGTTTTCGTCCGCCTGCTCTACGAATCCATGATCCTGCACGCCCTGCTGCCCGAGGTGGCCGCCCTGGCGCGCATCAAGCAGAAGAAGAACGAGACCGAGGACGAATCCGTGTTCGACCACACCGTGGAGGTCATGCGCCACTACCCCGAGGAGCTGCCCTACGACTGGTTCGGCACCCTGGCCTGCCTCTTCCACGACGTGGGCAAGCTCTACACCGCCGAAATCGTGGACGGGGCCTGGACCTTCCACCAGCACCACCGCGTGGGCGCCAAGGTTGTGCGCAAGATCCTCTCCCGCCTGTGCATGGCCCCTGACGAGATGGAGCTGATCTGCCACCTGGTGCGCCAGCACATGCGCTTCCACTTCATGCTCACGGACAAGGGCATCCGCCGCTTCAAGAGCCTGGACGAGTACCCGCGCCTGATCGAGCTGGCCCGCGCCGACATCAAGGCCCGCAACGGCAACTACAAGGAATTCAACCACAACCTCAAGATGCTCGACCGCACGGAGGTCCGCGAGGAGGAGCTCGAGCCGCTGCTCAACGGCAACGAGATCATGACCATCCTCTCCATGCCTCCCGGACCCGGCGTGGGCATCATCCGCGACGCGTTGCTCAAGGCCCAGGTCATGGGCGACGTGGCCACCGTGGAGCAGGCCGTGGACTTCGTGAAGAAGTACACCGCCCGGGAGCAGCTCAAAGGATGA